The proteins below come from a single Sander vitreus isolate 19-12246 chromosome 15, sanVit1, whole genome shotgun sequence genomic window:
- the kctd13 gene encoding BTB/POZ domain-containing adapter for CUL3-mediated RhoA degradation protein 1: MSAEASVGSHAADSTQSAVSQPVFHNTDELRNCGLIGSKYVKLNVGGSLHYTTVQTLSKEDSLLRSICNGGTEVSIDSEGWVVLDRCGRHFGLVLNFLRDGSVPLPEEHRELDEVLKEAQYYRVQGLVQHCLSAMQKQKDVFETVCRIPMITSAKEEQKMIATCRKPVVKLQNNRGNNKYSYTSNSDDNLLKNIELFDKLVLRFNGRVLFVKDVLGDEICCWSFYGEGRKIAEVCCTSIVYATEKKQTKVEFPEARIFEETLNILIYENGRGFGPGGLHLLDSRGSGSSLGAEEEGATGGDRRVRRIHVRRHIMHDERGHGQQTVYKD; this comes from the exons ATGTCTGCTGAGGCTTCAGTAGGCAGTCATGCTGCTGACTCTACCCAGTCTGCTGTTTCCCAGCCTGTCTTCCACAACACAGATGAGCTCAGAAATTGTGGTCTGATAGGAAGCAAGTATGTCAAATTAAATGTGGGTGGCTCGCTGCATTATACCACTGTCCAGACATTAAGCAAGGAAGACAGTCTCTTGCGGAGCATATGCAATGGAGGAACAGAGGTTTCCATAGACTCAGAAG GTTGGGTAGTTTTGGATAGGTGTGGCAGACATTTTGGACTGGTTTTGAACTTCCTACGAGATGGCTCAGTACCACTTCCGGAGGAGCACAGGGAACTGGATGAGGTTCTGAAGGAGGCCCAGTATTATCGCGTCCAGGGACTCGTCCAGCACTGCCTCAGTGCCATGCAG AAACAAAAGGATGTCTTTGAAACTGTGTGTCGTATCCCCATGATCACCTCAGCCAAAGAAGAACAGAAGATGATTGCTACTTGTAGAAAG CCGGTTGTAAAATTGCAGAACAACAGAGGAAACAACAAATACTCTTACACCAG CAACTCCGATGATAACCTGCTGAAGAACATTGAACTGTTTGACAAACTCGTGCTCCGATTTAATGGCCGCGTCCTGTTTGTCAAAGATGTGCTGGGGGATGAGATCTGCTGCTGGTCTTTCTACGGTGAAGGACGCAAGATTGCTGAAGTATGCTGCACGTCCATTGTCTATGCCACAGAGAAGAAGCAGACCAAA GTGGAATTTCCTGAGGCTCGAATATTTGAAGAAACCCTTAATATCCTCATTTATGAGAATGGCAGAGGATTTGGTCCAGGAGGCTTACACCTTTTAGACTCAAGAGGCTCAGGTTCATCACTGGGAGCTGAGGAAGAGGGCGCTACGGGAGGCGACCGGCGAGTCAGACGGATCCACGTACGGAGACATATAATGCATGATGAAAGAGGGCACGGTCAGCAAACTGTGTACAAGGACTAA